From Amycolatopsis sp. YIM 10, the proteins below share one genomic window:
- a CDS encoding DUF501 domain-containing protein, with product MSSTETPQFEPVTEQDKAVIAEQLGRPPRALRAVAARCPGGHPSVVQTSPKLENGTPFPTLYYLTCPRLASMVGRLEASGLMREMTDRLAEDEELAAAYLRAHQSYLAQRDAIEPLGHEVTAGGMPGRVKCLHVHLAHTLACGPGVNPFGDETLALLRAEGWPSGDCAPTVAKGQ from the coding sequence GTGAGCAGCACCGAAACCCCCCAGTTCGAACCGGTCACCGAGCAGGACAAGGCGGTGATCGCCGAGCAGCTCGGCCGCCCGCCCCGCGCCCTGCGCGCGGTGGCGGCCCGCTGCCCGGGCGGGCACCCCTCGGTGGTGCAGACCAGCCCGAAGCTGGAGAACGGCACCCCGTTCCCCACGCTGTACTACCTGACCTGCCCGCGCCTGGCCTCGATGGTCGGGCGGCTGGAGGCGTCGGGCCTGATGAGGGAAATGACCGACCGCCTGGCCGAGGACGAGGAACTGGCCGCCGCGTACCTGCGGGCGCACCAGTCCTACCTGGCGCAGCGCGACGCCATCGAACCGCTCGGCCACGAGGTCACCGCGGGCGGCATGCCGGGACGGGTCAAGTGCTTGCACGTCCACCTGGCGCACACGCTGGCCTGCGGTCCTGGCGTGAATCCGTTCGGCGACGAGACTTTGGCGTTGTTGCGAGCCGAAGGCTGGCCGTCCGGCGACTGCGCGCCGACTGTCGCAAAAGGACAGTAA
- a CDS encoding lytic transglycosylase domain-containing protein codes for MSQEFGLRHRAAFAVLGGLLAVAPTFGLTGGTEGWLEKVGRIEPPSGGGDPGLGVIGVDGSLPQPPDPEALLADVPPPGPLGIPGSALRAYQNAANILASEQPACHIDWALIASIGRIESNHARGGYLDDKGNTLEPILGPVLDGVGPVAAIRDTDGGRYDRDTVWDRAVGPTQFIPSTWQGYASDGNADGLTDPNNIYDATLGSGRYLCSGGMDLADPEQLRTAVFRYNNSDAYVSTVIRWAEAYRTGVTPLPDSDVPVGAPNPVTTPAPAPVTPPPAPVDPTAPNPSDPANPPGPGEPGPSLPPSQGEPSPTCESTPPPSSEPPSSSTPPPSSSLPPCEPSTPPSSVPSSEASAP; via the coding sequence ATGTCCCAGGAATTCGGCCTGCGCCACCGCGCGGCCTTCGCCGTGCTCGGTGGCCTGCTCGCGGTCGCGCCCACCTTCGGGCTGACCGGCGGCACCGAGGGCTGGCTCGAGAAGGTGGGCCGGATCGAGCCGCCGTCCGGTGGGGGCGATCCCGGGCTCGGTGTCATCGGCGTGGACGGGAGCCTGCCGCAGCCGCCGGATCCCGAGGCGCTGCTCGCCGACGTGCCGCCGCCCGGCCCGCTCGGCATTCCCGGTTCCGCGCTGCGCGCCTACCAGAACGCGGCGAACATCCTCGCCTCCGAGCAGCCCGCCTGCCACATCGACTGGGCGCTGATCGCCAGCATCGGCCGGATCGAGTCGAACCACGCGCGCGGCGGTTATCTCGACGACAAGGGCAACACGCTCGAGCCGATCCTGGGCCCGGTGCTCGACGGTGTCGGCCCGGTGGCCGCGATCCGCGACACCGACGGCGGCCGCTACGACCGGGACACGGTGTGGGACAGGGCGGTCGGGCCGACCCAGTTCATCCCGTCGACCTGGCAGGGCTACGCCTCGGACGGAAACGCCGACGGCCTGACCGATCCGAACAACATCTACGACGCCACCCTCGGTTCCGGCCGGTACCTCTGCTCGGGTGGCATGGACCTCGCCGATCCGGAGCAGTTGCGCACCGCGGTGTTCCGCTACAACAACTCCGACGCCTACGTGTCCACGGTGATCCGCTGGGCGGAGGCCTACCGCACCGGGGTCACCCCGCTGCCGGACAGCGATGTCCCGGTTGGCGCGCCGAATCCGGTCACCACTCCCGCTCCGGCGCCGGTCACCCCGCCGCCCGCGCCGGTGGATCCCACGGCGCCGAACCCGTCGGATCCCGCGAACCCGCCGGGGCCGGGCGAGCCGGGGCCGTCGCTCCCGCCGTCGCAGGGTGAACCATCGCCGACCTGCGAATCGACGCCGCCGCCCTCGTCGGAGCCGCCGTCGTCGAGCACGCCGCCGCCGTCGTCCTCGCTGCCTCCGTGCGAGCCGAGCACGCCGCCGTCGTCCGTCCCGTCTTCGGAGGCATCGGCACCTTAA